A genomic region of Lycorma delicatula isolate Av1 chromosome 4, ASM4794821v1, whole genome shotgun sequence contains the following coding sequences:
- the LOC142322873 gene encoding uncharacterized protein LOC142322873, which yields MKCCIRLGSEESYMSNIFLRKEDKEVIERNNQVYADKVEILFRCETKYFEDEDSEVGSCIFYDVSEPNIVKDSDSSGCEEYYDVEDSEYFENCEFNVDKERTGNNESDISESVVHRLHIDNEVGSNTNENNSRSINNEVDDESNSVNEVIISEAAKLTSKSAEDCGKNICEEDNID from the coding sequence gttagGTTCAGAAGAAAGTTAtatgagtaacatttttttaagaaaggaagACAAAGAAGTTATTGAGAGAAATAACCAGGTTTATGCAGATAAAGTTGAAATTCTTTTTCGATgcgaaacaaaatattttgaagatgaAGATAGTGAAGTTGGGAGttgtatattttatgatgttAGTGAACCTAATATTGTAAAAGACAGTGACAGTAGTGGATGTGAAGAATATTATGATGTAGAAGACagtgaatattttgaaaactgtGAATTTAATGTAGATAAGGAGAGAACCGGAAACAATGAAAGTGACATCAGTGAATCTGTTGTGCATCGCCTTCATATAGATAATGAAGTTGGCAGTAATACTAATGAAAACAATTCAAGAAGTATAAACAATGAAGTGGATGATGAAAGTAATTCAGTAAATGAAGTAATCATATCTGAGGCAGCAAAGTTGACTAGTAAAAGTGCTGAAGATTGTGGGAAAAACATTTGTGAAGAAGATAATATTGATTAA